The following proteins are encoded in a genomic region of Heliangelus exortis chromosome 7, bHelExo1.hap1, whole genome shotgun sequence:
- the SEC23IP gene encoding SEC23-interacting protein: MAAAKPGATGGTNLLFSTSATEFNFTVPFIPVSQAPDGPPGPALLAADDSGDVGEEDSFLGQTSASPNPPQTFNYFSQVPSSSDPFGSIGQPPLTTVAPPVGAPALSRPPTSLPLVSGSQDGQNAFSPPLPSSQAPPTSQVGIGAFQTPQQSCPPPANSSAPPQGTSQQGFNPYRHTTLSSRANPYLTPPQLQQGYAPPHSPSCVPPVQMYQTPPGPLTQFPQSQSQLQASRPAGPLVPAPPVLLQNQYEPVQPHWFYCKEVEDKQLWMPFSILDSAKLEEIFNSVQPDPENVVLSTDGGRYDVYLYDRTRKAVYWEEEPSEVRRCTWFYKGDKDSRFIPYTEDFSEKLEAEYKRALATNQWHRRLEFPNGETIVMHNPKVIVQFQPSTTPDEWGTTQDGQARPRVVKRGIEDDHDEIPDGEMSQIDHLVFMVHGIGPVCDLRFRSIVECVDDFRTVSLKLLQTHFKKSMEEHKVSRVEFLPVHWHSSLHGDATGVDRNIKKITLPSIGRLRHFTNETLLDILFYNSPTYCQTIVDKVGMEMNRLYALFMSRNPDFKGGVSVAGHSLGSLILFDILSNQKDLASSVNSGSVPGVNGTVKDVTVHDKQMTEDTSSLGSSIATSGDDPCEPEVDDDVPTLQKTLEMLSVSEYANIFEKERIDMESLLMCTVDDLKEMGIPLGPRKKIANFVKDRAAKQEQKKAAAEKKAVLAATLQTQEDAQKAKEASVSPSVSGQMHTKRKLPVGASVSSVNIDYEYFEVGTGQVSVVYSALDFEPDIFFALGSPIGVFLTVRGVEKIDENYRLPTCKGFFNIYHPLDPVAYRLEPMITEDMDLKPVLIPHHKGRKRLHLELKDSLSRMGSDLKQGFISSLKSAWQTLNEFARAHTSSTQLQAELEKVANQIKEEEEKQVVEAEKITESPDLPKDEDFFVKVGMLNGGRRIDYVLQEKPIESFNEYLFALQSHLCYWGSEDTALLFLKEIYRTMNINPEQPQH; this comes from the exons ATGGCGGCGGCGAAGCCGGGGGCAACCGGCGGTACCAATTTGCTCTTCTCAACCTCCGCCACCGAATTTAATTTTACCGTGCCCTTCATTCCAGTCAGCCAGGCTCCAGATGGACCGCCGGGACCCGCTCTCCTGGCAGCTG atgattcTGGAGATGTTGGTGAAGAGGACAGCTTCTTGGGTCAGACTTCTGCCAGCCCCAATCCACCACAGACTTTCAACTATTTCTCTCAAGTCCCCAGTAGCAGTGATCCATTTGGAAGTATTGGGCAGCCACCCTTAACCACTGTTGCACCTCCCGTTGGAGCACCAGCCCTCTCCAGGCCTCCAACTTCACTTCCACTTGTGTCTGGGTCACAGGATGGGCAAAATGCCTTTTCACCACCTCTTCCCAGTTCGCAGGCTCCACCTACTTCACAGGTTGGAATTGGGGCTTTTCAGactcctcagcagagctgtccCCCACCTGCAAATTCATCTGCTCCTCCCCAAGGAACATCTCAGCAGGGCTTTAACCCTTACCGGCACACCaccctcagcagcagagctaACCCATACCTTACTCCACCACAGCTACAACAGGGTTATGCACCTCCTCACTCACCATCCTGTGTCCCACCTGTCCAGATGTATCAGACACCTCCGGGGCCATTGACACAG TTTCCACAGTCTCAGTCACAGCTCCAGGCTTCCAGGCCTGCAGGTCCATTGGTCCCAGCACCTCCTGTTCTGCTGCAGAACCAATATGAGCCAGTTCAGCCACACTGGTTCTACTGTAAGGAGGTGGAGGACAAGCAGCTGTGGATGCCATTCAGCATTCTGGATTCTGCCAAACTAGAAGAAATCTTTAATTCTG TCCAGCCTGATCCTGAGAATGTGGTCCTCAGCACGGATGGGGGACGCTATGATGTGTACCTGTATGACAGAACAAGGAAAGCTGTGTACTGGGAGGAGGAACCTTCCGAAGTGAGGCGATGCACCTGGTTCTACAAAGGAGACAAGGACAGCCGGTTCATTCCTTACACTGAGGATTTCAGTGAAAAGCTAGAG gcAGAATATAAAAGGGCTCTAGCTACAAATCAGTGGCATCGGCGGCTTGAGTTCCCAAATGGGGAGACAATTGTTATGCATAATCCCAAG gtcataGTTCAGTTCCAACCTTCTACCACCCCAGATGAATGGGGCACTACACAAGATGGTCAGGCAAGGCCAAGGGTAGTAAAACGTGGAATTGAAGATGACCATGATGAAATTCCTGATG gAGAAATGTCCCAAATTGACCATCTGGTATTTATGGTTCATGGCATAGGTCCTGTATGTGACCTGAGATTCAGAAGCATTGTTGAATGTG TTGATGATTTTAGGACTGTTTCTCTGAAGTTGTTGCAGACTCATTTTAAGAAATCTATGGAGGAACATAAAGTGAGCAGGGTGGAATTCCTCCCTGTTCACTGGCACAGTTCCCTGCATGGAGATGCAACAGGTGTAGACAG GAACATCAAGAAAATCACTTTGCCGAGCATAGGGCGCCTGCGGCACTTCACCAACGAAACCCTGCTCGATATCCTGTTCTACAACAGCCCCACCTACTGCCAGACCATTGTGGATAAAGTGGGGATGGAAATGAACCGGTTGTACGCCCTCTTTATGAGCCGCAACCCGGACTTCAAGGGAGGAGTCTCTGTGGCCGGGCACAGTTTAG GTTCTTTAATTCTATTTGACATATTGTCTAACCAGAAGGACTTGGCTTCATCAGTAAATAGTGGATCAGTGCCTGGTGTTAATGGGACTGTAAAGGATGTGACTGTCCATGATAAACAG atgactGAAGATACCAGTTCCTTGGGCTCCTCAATTGCTACTTCTGGTGATGATCCGTGTGAGCCTGAAGTAGATGATGATGTTCCCACTTTGCAGAAAACTCTTGAAATGCTCAGTGTGTCAGAGTATGCAAACATATTTGAAAAGGAGAGAATTGACATGGAGTCTCTG ctgATGTGTACAGTTGATGACTTGAAGGAAATGGGGATACCTCTTGGACCAAGAAAGAAGATAGCCAATTTTGTAAAAGACAGAGCAGCCAAGCag gaacaaaagaaagcagcagctgaaaagaaagctgtgctggctgccacACTCCAAACTCAAGAAGATGCCCAGAAAGCAAAAGAGGCTTCTGTCTCCCCTTCAGTGTCTGGTCAGATGCACACAAAGAGGAAGCTTCCAGTTGGTGcctctgtttcttctgtgaACATTGACTACGAATATTTTGAAGTTGGAACTGGCCAG GTTTCTGTGGTTTACAGTGCACTGGACTTTGAACCAgatattttctttgctcttggCTCTCCTATTGGTGTGTTCCTTACTGTGAGAGGAGTGGAGAAGATTGATGAAAACTACAGGCTTCCTACCTGCAAGGGCTTCTTCAACATCTATCATCCA CTTGATCCTGTAGCTTACAGGTTGGAACCAATGATCACTGAAGACATGGATTTAAAACCAGTTCTCATTCCACATcataaaggcagaaaaagattACATCTGG agtTGAAGGACTCTCTGTCTCGGATGGGATCTGACCTGAAACAGGGGTTTATCAGCTCTTTGAAAAGTGCATGGCAGACCCTGAATGAATTTGCACGTGCTCATACATCTTCAACTCAGCTACAAGCAGAACTGGAGAAAGTAGCAAATCAAattaaagaggaagaagaaaaacaagtggTAGAAG CTGAGAAAATCACTGAGAGTCCAGACCTTCCTAaagatgaagatttttttgtgaaggtTGGAATGCTAAATGGAGGACGTCGTATTGATTATGTTCTACAGGAAAAACCAATAGAAAGCTTCAATGAATACCTGTTTGCTTTACAGAGTCATTTGTGTTACTG